One window of Dyadobacter sandarakinus genomic DNA carries:
- a CDS encoding SusC/RagA family TonB-linked outer membrane protein gives MKEKLLKAFFKSLAPLGLFLLFASLSASAQDRTVTGTITDDKDQGLPGASITVKGSAKGSNADANGKFSISGVKDSDILVISSIGFLRQEITVGNRSTVDVKLAPDVANLQEVTVTALGIKKDTRKLGYSTTTVEAVAINQARETNVVNSLQGRVAGLNISPASGGPASSSRINLRGVSNFKGGSPLFVINGVPMDNTSRGTSGEWGGADNGDGIGNINPDDIESMTVLKGASAAALYGTRAANGVILITTKSGKQNGGLSVEFNTNTQFDKVIDYTDFQYEYGQGQQGKRPTDVNSAKNSGIYSWGEKMDGQPYTQFDGKQYPYSPVKDNFENFYRTGSTYTNTVAVSGGGERNSFRLSLSNMNANAVLRSSGVNRKTINMSLTQKVTDKLDVSVMGNYVDQVDRNRAMLSDAPMNANYGIMFLATSFNQKALMPGYDPITGAEMTFSDDTYKTNPWFVVNQYKNEISRKRLITAITSKYQFADWIYLQGRIGYDLINDGGFNITPWGTAYSSKGGVGNSKSQTTEMNIDGLLGVNKTFGDFGVNVALGANLRKNKAESVSVSGGQLSIPYLYTLSNTLTKGQGYGYNERQVQSGYYTADFDYKGFLTLSTTGRYDIYSTLPSSNRGIFAPSVSGAFIFSELMNSSFLDFGKLRASYAQTSGEAFDAYLTSQYYSLGNTYNGLPQGGFGSQLPNINLKPYRLKEFEIGFETKFLHNRLGLDVAYFNRTTKDEIVNGPLSPTTGYTSQVLNLGSTKNHGIEILLTGTPVQTTSFKWDMSFNLTSVKNTIADIDGLNADGTPKTKVFGLGTYRPLNANIAHVRGLPAAQIMAYDYKYNANGQMIIGSDGIPVRGELKPMGSSLPKVYGGFNNSLNYKALTLSFLFDYKFGGKVLSATNHYSIVDGLNKMTLVGRETGIVADGVLETGEANTQNISAQTYYSKLVTNISKLNVFSSDFIKLRQVVLSYNLPANWFNNKLPFEGISVSAVGRNLATLLMHTKNFDPEAGFSSNVSYAGTEGSQYPSTRTYGFTVNARFKK, from the coding sequence ATGAAAGAAAAGCTACTTAAAGCCTTCTTTAAGAGTTTGGCGCCCCTCGGGTTGTTCCTGCTTTTTGCTTCATTGTCGGCCTCTGCCCAGGACCGAACAGTGACAGGTACAATTACCGATGACAAAGATCAGGGATTGCCAGGTGCTTCAATAACGGTGAAAGGCTCTGCAAAAGGGTCAAATGCAGATGCTAATGGAAAGTTCTCGATCAGTGGTGTAAAGGATTCTGATATTCTGGTGATCAGCTCAATCGGATTTTTACGGCAGGAAATTACCGTAGGAAACCGCAGCACGGTGGACGTGAAGCTGGCTCCGGACGTGGCCAATTTGCAGGAAGTAACCGTTACCGCTCTGGGTATTAAGAAAGATACCAGGAAGCTGGGTTACTCGACCACTACAGTAGAAGCGGTGGCAATTAACCAAGCGCGTGAAACAAACGTGGTAAACTCCCTCCAGGGACGCGTTGCGGGTTTGAATATCAGCCCGGCCAGTGGTGGTCCTGCTTCTTCGTCGCGGATTAACCTGCGCGGGGTAAGTAACTTCAAAGGAGGCAGCCCGCTGTTCGTTATCAATGGTGTGCCGATGGACAACACTTCCAGAGGTACTTCCGGTGAATGGGGCGGCGCTGATAATGGGGACGGTATCGGTAATATTAACCCGGACGATATTGAAAGTATGACCGTTTTGAAAGGAGCCAGCGCCGCTGCACTGTACGGTACCCGTGCAGCCAACGGTGTAATCCTGATCACGACCAAAAGCGGCAAGCAAAATGGCGGTCTTTCTGTGGAATTCAATACCAACACGCAGTTCGACAAGGTGATCGACTATACCGATTTCCAGTATGAGTACGGTCAGGGCCAACAGGGAAAAAGGCCCACGGACGTAAACAGCGCCAAAAACTCAGGTATTTACAGCTGGGGAGAAAAAATGGACGGTCAGCCTTACACCCAGTTTGACGGAAAGCAATATCCGTACTCTCCGGTGAAGGACAACTTCGAAAACTTCTATCGCACCGGCTCGACTTACACCAATACTGTGGCAGTTTCAGGCGGCGGAGAGCGCAACAGTTTCCGCCTCTCACTCTCCAATATGAATGCAAATGCAGTGCTGAGAAGCAGCGGTGTAAACCGTAAGACGATCAATATGAGCCTGACCCAAAAGGTAACGGACAAATTGGACGTGAGCGTGATGGGTAATTACGTTGACCAGGTAGACCGCAACCGTGCAATGCTGAGCGACGCGCCGATGAATGCCAACTATGGTATCATGTTCCTTGCAACGAGCTTCAACCAGAAAGCATTGATGCCGGGTTACGATCCGATTACTGGTGCTGAAATGACATTCAGTGACGACACTTACAAAACCAACCCATGGTTTGTGGTTAACCAGTACAAAAACGAGATTTCAAGAAAACGTCTGATTACTGCGATTACCAGCAAATACCAGTTTGCCGACTGGATCTACCTGCAGGGCCGTATCGGATATGACCTGATCAACGACGGCGGTTTCAATATTACGCCTTGGGGTACTGCATATTCAAGCAAAGGCGGAGTAGGTAACAGCAAGTCGCAGACAACCGAAATGAACATTGATGGTTTGCTGGGTGTCAACAAAACCTTCGGTGATTTTGGCGTGAATGTAGCATTGGGAGCCAACCTTCGTAAGAATAAAGCTGAAAGTGTGAGCGTTTCCGGTGGCCAGCTGAGCATTCCTTACCTGTATACTTTGTCCAACACCTTGACAAAAGGACAGGGTTACGGTTACAATGAAAGACAAGTTCAATCGGGATATTACACTGCGGATTTTGATTACAAAGGCTTCCTGACCTTGTCTACAACCGGTCGCTACGACATTTACTCAACGCTGCCATCATCCAACCGCGGCATTTTTGCTCCTTCCGTTTCAGGTGCATTTATTTTCTCGGAGCTGATGAATTCGAGCTTCCTGGATTTTGGTAAACTGCGTGCTTCCTATGCGCAAACCAGCGGTGAGGCTTTCGACGCATACCTGACGAGCCAGTACTATTCTCTCGGAAACACTTACAATGGTCTGCCACAGGGTGGCTTTGGCTCACAACTGCCAAACATCAACCTGAAACCTTACCGTTTGAAAGAGTTTGAAATCGGCTTTGAAACAAAATTCCTGCATAACCGTCTTGGACTGGACGTGGCTTATTTCAACAGGACAACCAAAGACGAAATTGTAAATGGTCCGCTTTCTCCGACCACCGGCTATACTTCGCAGGTCTTGAACCTGGGTTCTACCAAAAACCACGGAATTGAGATCTTGCTGACCGGTACGCCAGTTCAGACTACCTCATTCAAATGGGATATGTCTTTCAACCTTACATCTGTGAAAAACACGATCGCGGATATCGATGGACTTAATGCAGACGGAACTCCTAAAACGAAGGTATTTGGTCTGGGTACTTACCGTCCTTTGAATGCTAACATTGCACACGTAAGAGGCTTGCCGGCAGCGCAGATTATGGCTTACGATTACAAGTACAATGCAAACGGGCAAATGATCATCGGGTCGGACGGTATTCCTGTTCGTGGCGAGTTGAAGCCGATGGGTTCATCGCTTCCAAAAGTGTACGGTGGCTTCAACAACTCCTTGAACTACAAGGCACTTACATTGTCCTTTTTGTTTGATTACAAATTTGGTGGAAAAGTATTGTCGGCAACCAACCACTATTCGATCGTGGACGGCTTGAACAAAATGACACTGGTAGGACGTGAAACCGGAATTGTAGCGGATGGTGTCCTGGAAACCGGCGAAGCCAACACGCAGAACATTTCAGCACAGACCTATTACAGTAAGCTGGTTACCAACATTTCTAAACTGAATGTGTTCAGTTCTGATTTTATCAAGCTGAGACAAGTGGTACTAAGCTACAACCTGCCGGCCAACTGGTTTAACAACAAGCTGCCGTTTGAAGGGATTTCGGTTTCGGCTGTGGGACGCAACCTCGCAACATTGCTGATGCATACCAAAAACTTTGATCCCGAAGCGGGCTTCTCTTCCAACGTTTCTTACGCAGGAACAGAGGGTTCACAATACCCGTCAACCAGGACGTACGGTTTTACTGTTAACGCAAGATTCAAAAAATAA